In one window of Enterobacteriaceae endosymbiont of Plateumaris pusilla DNA:
- the pheT gene encoding phenylalanine--tRNA ligase subunit beta, with the protein MIKLSELWLNEWITYNNIEILSEQLTMLGLEVEKIEPICKKKIDNIFIGQIVNCEFNKDKNIYNLTIDIGSNKLYKVQSNAVNCKNKIKIIFATINSFLYKKYVNNQKFNFLLQSEGLLCSKKILGFENNLYEKDKNYIIELNNDIEIGQDAFKYLELNDNILHINIPYNRSDCYSIMGIARDLSTKKKENNYLFKFPYKFSFTPKKQNNKINVSINKNANKYNLNYFFCIINDINLQNKIPFLMKERLQKSGILISDSNPLLSISNYIFLELGYPVYFYDLNKIKGNICIKEYENISNYFLIDENNKKISLLKNTLILEDEEKILSIPSLVQNKEIIINMNTKNILLECFFLDPDIIKKLSNKYKLFNSFLYLYERGLDPLIQKKIIIRAINLILKIFGGQSSNIKVINTQNYISNYSILKKIKLYFIKIEQVLGFFIKINKIIDIINKLGFKIIFKTNNYCIIQIPSWRYDIKIEADIIEEIIRIYGYNNIPENHIKINLIETNINQNLILNKNNLLSKFNNIQKIKNILINKKYNEVINYSFINPKIQSLMFPKEKFIKLYNPISIEMSVMRTSLLCGLINNIIYNQNRQQKSLRFFENGLCFKIDKNREFGISQKLMLGGIINGKLNEEHWSLSNKNVDFYDLKGDIECIFNFLGKTDQIEFRSISEINVFHPHQSSSIYLDNIFIGYVGVIHPYIQSYLGINENTILFELECEKILNTTEIKIKKISKLPLNRRDISFIIKEHIPFINIIEECKNTKIKQIIDINLFDVYQGINIPKGYKSFTISFIIQDITHTLHDNEINNIVQLCINKLKIKFQIILRDEKYDFN; encoded by the coding sequence ATGATTAAATTAAGTGAATTATGGTTAAATGAATGGATTACTTATAATAATATTGAAATATTATCCGAACAATTAACAATGTTAGGATTAGAAGTAGAAAAAATTGAACCAATTTGTAAAAAAAAAATAGATAATATATTTATAGGACAAATTGTTAATTGTGAATTTAATAAAGATAAAAATATTTATAACTTAACAATAGATATTGGAAGTAATAAATTATATAAAGTACAATCTAATGCAGTTAATTGTAAAAATAAAATAAAAATAATCTTTGCAACTATAAATTCATTTTTATATAAAAAATATGTAAATAATCAAAAATTTAATTTTTTATTACAATCAGAAGGATTATTATGTTCTAAAAAAATATTAGGATTTGAAAATAATTTATATGAAAAAGATAAAAATTATATAATTGAATTAAATAATGATATTGAAATAGGACAAGATGCTTTTAAATATTTAGAATTAAATGATAATATTTTACATATCAATATACCATATAATCGTTCTGATTGTTATAGTATTATGGGTATAGCAAGAGATTTATCCACTAAAAAAAAAGAAAATAATTATTTATTTAAATTTCCTTATAAATTTTCTTTTACCCCAAAAAAACAAAATAATAAAATTAATGTTTCTATAAATAAAAATGCTAATAAATATAATTTAAATTATTTTTTTTGTATTATTAATGATATTAATTTACAAAATAAAATACCATTTTTAATGAAAGAAAGATTACAAAAATCTGGAATATTAATATCAGATAGTAATCCTTTATTAAGTATTAGTAATTATATATTCCTAGAATTAGGATATCCAGTATATTTTTATGATCTTAATAAAATTAAAGGTAATATATGTATAAAAGAATATGAAAATATTAGTAATTATTTTTTAATTGATGAAAATAATAAAAAAATTTCTTTATTAAAAAATACTTTAATTTTAGAAGATGAAGAAAAAATATTATCTATTCCAAGTTTAGTACAAAATAAAGAAATTATTATTAATATGAATACAAAAAATATTTTATTAGAATGTTTTTTTTTAGATCCTGACATAATAAAAAAATTATCTAATAAATATAAATTATTTAATTCATTTTTATATCTTTATGAAAGAGGACTAGATCCATTAATACAAAAAAAAATAATTATTCGAGCTATAAATTTAATTTTAAAAATATTTGGAGGTCAAAGTAGTAATATTAAAGTTATTAATACGCAAAATTATATTAGTAATTATTCAATTTTAAAAAAAATTAAATTATATTTTATAAAAATTGAACAAGTATTAGGTTTTTTTATAAAAATAAATAAAATAATTGATATAATTAATAAATTAGGATTTAAAATTATATTTAAAACAAATAATTATTGTATTATTCAAATACCTAGTTGGCGATATGATATAAAAATTGAAGCTGATATAATAGAAGAAATTATACGTATATATGGTTATAATAATATTCCTGAAAATCATATTAAAATAAATTTAATTGAAACAAATATTAATCAAAATCTTATTTTAAATAAAAATAATTTACTTTCTAAATTTAATAATATTCAAAAAATAAAAAATATTTTAATTAATAAAAAGTATAATGAAGTTATTAACTATAGTTTTATCAATCCTAAAATACAATCTTTAATGTTTCCTAAAGAAAAATTCATTAAATTATATAATCCTATTTCAATAGAAATGTCTGTTATGCGTACTTCTCTATTATGTGGATTAATAAATAATATAATTTACAATCAAAATAGACAACAAAAGTCTTTACGTTTTTTTGAAAATGGATTATGTTTTAAAATAGATAAAAATAGAGAATTTGGAATATCTCAAAAATTAATGTTAGGTGGAATAATAAACGGAAAATTAAATGAAGAACATTGGTCTTTATCTAATAAAAATGTAGATTTTTATGATTTAAAAGGAGATATAGAATGTATATTTAATTTTTTAGGTAAAACAGATCAAATAGAATTTAGGTCTATATCAGAAATAAATGTTTTTCATCCACATCAAAGTTCATCTATATATTTAGATAATATTTTTATTGGATATGTTGGTGTAATACATCCTTATATTCAATCATATTTAGGTATTAATGAAAATACTATTTTATTTGAATTAGAATGTGAAAAAATTTTAAATACTACAGAAATAAAAATTAAAAAAATATCAAAATTACCATTAAATCGTAGAGATATTTCTTTTATAATTAAAGAACATATTCCTTTTATAAACATTATAGAAGAATGTAAAAATACTAAAATAAAACAAATTATTGATATAAATTTATTTGATGTTTATCAAGGAATAAATATTCCTAAAGGATATAAAAGTTTTACAATAAGTTTTATTATACAAGATATTACTCATACATTACATGATAATGAAATTAATAATATTGTACAATTGTGTATAAATAAATTGAAAATAAAATTTCAAATTATATTAAGAGATGAAAAATATGACTTTAACTAA
- a CDS encoding integration host factor subunit alpha → MTLTKKEISEYLVKTFKIYKKDAVYLVSLFFEELKKTLLKGESVKLSGFGKFEIRNKNPRPGRNPKTGEFILINARKVIIFKAYRKIKESIYNIKLNI, encoded by the coding sequence ATGACTTTAACTAAAAAAGAAATTTCTGAATATTTAGTTAAAACATTTAAAATATATAAAAAAGATGCAGTATATTTAGTATCTTTATTTTTCGAAGAATTAAAAAAAACCTTATTAAAAGGAGAATCAGTAAAATTATCAGGATTTGGTAAATTTGAAATACGTAATAAAAATCCTAGACCAGGAAGAAATCCAAAAACAGGAGAGTTTATACTTATAAATGCTAGAAAAGTAATAATTTTTAAAGCATATCGAAAAATAAAAGAAAGTATATATAATATTAAATTAAATATATAA
- a CDS encoding riboflavin synthase subunit alpha has translation MFSGIIQCIAIIKLVIKKKNFLHLIIKTPNFFNYDLKRGDSIANNGCCLTISKINNNLLYFDIIKNTLDVTTFKEVKKGDYLNIEKSLKLIDFIGGHLVSGHITGIAKIIKINNYVYSKTIWLKPYYKSQMKYIIKKGFICIDGISLTIDKIHINQFSINLIPETIIKTSLSNKKINQYVNIEVDLYTKISVSTIEKLFYQ, from the coding sequence ATGTTTAGTGGAATTATTCAATGTATAGCAATAATAAAATTAGTAATTAAGAAAAAAAATTTTTTACATCTTATAATAAAAACACCTAATTTTTTTAATTATGATTTAAAAAGAGGTGATTCTATTGCAAATAATGGATGTTGTTTAACTATAAGTAAAATAAATAATAATTTATTATATTTTGATATAATTAAAAATACACTAGATGTTACTACTTTTAAAGAAGTAAAAAAAGGAGATTATTTAAATATTGAAAAATCTTTAAAATTAATAGATTTTATAGGAGGACATTTAGTTTCAGGACATATTACAGGTATTGCTAAAATTATTAAAATTAATAATTATGTTTATTCTAAAACAATATGGTTAAAACCATATTATAAATCTCAAATGAAATATATTATAAAAAAAGGTTTTATATGTATAGATGGTATTAGTTTAACAATAGATAAAATTCATATTAATCAATTTAGTATTAATCTTATTCCAGAAACTATTATAAAAACTTCATTATCTAATAAAAAAATTAATCAATATGTTAATATTGAAGTAGATTTATATACTAAAATATCTGTTTCTACTATAGAAAAATTATTCTATCAATAA
- the tyrS gene encoding tyrosine--tRNA ligase gives MIISKNNKIDLIQKLEYRNIINQITDKINLKNILMQKNINLYCGFDPTADSLHIGHLIPLITLRYFQKLGHKPIVLLGGATGLIGDPSFKLKKRKIQTIHFINKCINKISLQLKNFLDFNCGSNSAIIVNNYDWFSKMNILFFLKDIGKYFYINQMMNKESIKNRINKNIQGISFTEFSYNLLQSYDFAYLNKNFDVKLQVGGSDQWGHIISGIDLIKKLYKQQVFGLTNQLITKNDGTKFGKTENKTIWLNHLKTSPYDFFQFWLNIDDSLVYNFLKMFTSIKIDIIEDLQKSNNNSIKKNSAQNILAEYMTCLVHGKNKLESAKKITNYIFYKKLNNLSKNDFDILLHNGIKNIILDNKNYSLQEVLILSKLANSRSHAKNMIESNSIYINNQKQTNILFYFTKENKIFNQFTLLRRGKKNFCLLYWK, from the coding sequence ATGATTATAAGTAAAAATAATAAAATAGATTTAATACAAAAATTAGAATATCGTAATATTATTAATCAAATAACAGATAAAATTAATTTAAAAAATATTTTAATGCAAAAAAATATTAATTTATATTGTGGATTTGATCCTACCGCTGATAGTTTACATATTGGTCATTTAATACCTTTAATTACATTAAGATATTTTCAAAAATTAGGGCACAAACCTATTGTTTTATTAGGTGGTGCAACAGGACTAATAGGTGATCCTAGTTTTAAATTAAAAAAAAGAAAAATACAAACAATTCATTTTATAAATAAATGTATTAATAAAATTAGTTTACAATTAAAAAATTTTTTAGATTTTAACTGTGGATCTAATAGTGCAATTATAGTAAATAATTATGATTGGTTTAGTAAAATGAATATTTTATTTTTTTTAAAAGATATAGGTAAATATTTTTATATTAATCAAATGATGAATAAAGAATCTATTAAAAATAGAATAAATAAAAATATACAAGGAATTTCTTTTACTGAATTTTCATATAATTTATTACAATCTTATGATTTTGCTTATCTTAATAAAAATTTTGATGTAAAGTTACAAGTCGGAGGTTCAGATCAATGGGGACATATTATTTCAGGAATTGATTTAATAAAAAAATTATATAAACAACAAGTATTTGGATTAACTAATCAATTAATTACTAAAAATGATGGTACTAAATTCGGAAAAACAGAAAATAAAACAATATGGTTAAATCATCTTAAAACTAGTCCATATGATTTTTTTCAATTTTGGTTAAATATTGATGATAGTTTAGTTTATAATTTTTTAAAAATGTTTACTTCTATAAAAATAGATATTATTGAAGATTTACAAAAATCTAATAATAATTCAATAAAAAAAAATAGTGCTCAAAATATATTAGCTGAATATATGACTTGTTTAGTTCATGGTAAAAATAAATTAGAATCTGCTAAAAAAATTACTAATTATATTTTTTATAAAAAATTAAATAATTTATCTAAAAATGATTTTGATATATTATTACATAATGGAATTAAAAATATTATTTTAGACAATAAAAATTATTCTTTACAAGAAGTTTTAATATTAAGTAAATTAGCTAATTCTCGTAGTCATGCAAAAAATATGATTGAATCTAATTCAATTTATATAAATAATCAAAAACAAACAAATATTTTATTTTATTTTACTAAAGAAAATAAAATATTTAATCAGTTTACATTATTACGTAGAGGTAAAAAAAATTTTTGTTTATTATATTGGAAATAA
- a CDS encoding MATE family efflux transporter, with protein sequence MQKYFIETKKLFNLAIPVLFAQIAQISIGFINNIMIGTFSNTDMAVISIGTAIWLPVILLGHGILLSLIPIISQLNGSGNRIHIANQIKQANLLVIIISIFIMFFLYKIGYLLTFIPNINKLLILKTNYYLKIILWNTPGYLFFQVLRCKCEGLSLTRPCMIISFIGLLLFIPINYICIYGYWILPKLGGIGSGFSVIIIYWIMFFIIKLWISNSIYFNDIKIINKLSKPNKNILYQFIRIGFPIALSIFFEVTLFTLVSLFISPMGIEKIASHQIALNYSSLIFVFPFALGVAVTIRVGHCLGLGYKKQAVIISWNAQIIGIIISIFTSFISIFFRKNIASLYSSNQEIIYLSSYLILLSGIYQLSDSIQVIGCGILKGYKDTIAIFFITFISYWILGFPIGYILSVTNWIVSSPMGPSGFWIGFIIGLTSSAILIIYRIINIQKLLN encoded by the coding sequence GTGCAAAAATATTTCATAGAAACAAAAAAATTATTTAATCTTGCTATCCCTGTTCTTTTTGCACAAATAGCTCAAATTTCTATAGGATTTATTAATAATATAATGATAGGAACTTTTAGTAATACAGATATGGCTGTAATATCTATTGGAACTGCAATATGGTTACCTGTAATATTATTAGGACATGGAATATTATTATCTTTAATACCTATTATTTCTCAATTAAATGGGTCTGGTAATCGTATTCATATAGCAAATCAAATTAAACAAGCAAATTTATTAGTGATAATTATATCAATATTTATTATGTTTTTTTTATATAAAATTGGTTATTTGCTTACATTTATACCAAATATTAATAAATTATTAATTTTAAAAACTAATTATTATTTAAAAATTATTTTATGGAATACTCCTGGATATTTATTTTTTCAAGTTTTACGTTGTAAATGTGAAGGTCTATCGTTAACAAGACCTTGTATGATTATTAGTTTTATTGGTTTATTATTATTTATTCCTATAAATTATATTTGTATATATGGTTATTGGATATTACCTAAATTAGGAGGTATTGGAAGTGGATTTTCTGTAATAATAATATATTGGATAATGTTTTTTATTATAAAATTATGGATTTCTAATTCAATATATTTTAATGATATTAAAATAATTAATAAATTAAGTAAACCAAATAAAAATATATTATATCAATTTATTAGAATTGGTTTTCCTATTGCTTTATCTATTTTTTTTGAAGTTACATTATTTACTTTAGTATCTTTATTTATATCTCCTATGGGTATAGAAAAAATTGCTAGTCATCAGATAGCTTTGAATTATAGTTCATTAATATTTGTTTTTCCTTTTGCATTAGGTGTTGCCGTAACTATTAGAGTAGGGCATTGTTTAGGTTTAGGATATAAAAAACAAGCAGTTATAATTAGTTGGAATGCTCAAATTATTGGAATAATTATATCTATTTTTACTTCTTTTATTAGTATTTTTTTTAGAAAAAATATTGCATCTTTATATAGTTCTAATCAAGAAATAATTTATTTATCTTCATATTTAATTTTATTATCAGGTATTTATCAATTATCAGATTCTATTCAAGTTATAGGATGTGGTATATTAAAAGGATATAAAGATACAATTGCTATTTTTTTTATTACTTTTATTTCTTATTGGATTTTAGGATTTCCTATTGGATATATTTTATCAGTTACTAATTGGATTGTTTCTTCACCTATGGGACCTTCAGGATTTTGGATAGGTTTTATTATAGGTTTGACTTCATCTGCTATATTAATAATATATCGTATTATAAACATACAAAAACTTCTAAATTAA
- the grxD gene encoding Grx4 family monothiol glutaredoxin, with translation MKTFEKIKKQISNNPVILYMKGSPTNPKCGFSDKAAKILISCKVKFIYINVLNNPDIREYLPKYSNWPTFPQLWINGELIGGYDILYHMYCNKELNNILIKNNLIKN, from the coding sequence ATGAAAACTTTTGAAAAAATAAAAAAACAAATATCTAATAATCCTGTTATTTTATATATGAAAGGATCTCCTACAAATCCAAAATGTGGATTTTCAGATAAAGCTGCAAAAATTTTAATATCATGTAAAGTAAAATTTATTTATATTAATGTTTTGAATAATCCTGATATAAGAGAATATTTACCTAAATATTCTAATTGGCCAACTTTCCCACAACTATGGATTAACGGAGAATTAATAGGAGGATATGATATCCTATATCATATGTATTGTAATAAAGAATTAAATAATATTTTAATAAAAAATAATTTAATTAAAAATTAA
- the rnt gene encoding ribonuclease T — MNDSVKLDLLSYRFRGFYPVVIDIETSGFNPKNNAILEIGLITLKMNNGWLEKNEILHFHIIPFEGSYISPDALAFNKINIDSPLRRAVTENIAFNIIFNKIYNEIKKNKCKKAVVVGHNASFDHSFIMEASKRIKTKYHNPFHHFVTFDTTSMSGLLLGQTVLAKSCHALGISFDNNQAHSALYDTDKTAELFCKLVNKWKKIGGWPPIKLYKN, encoded by the coding sequence ATGAACGATTCAGTAAAATTAGATTTATTATCTTATAGATTTAGAGGATTTTATCCTGTTGTAATTGATATTGAAACATCAGGTTTCAATCCTAAAAATAATGCTATATTAGAAATAGGTTTAATAACTCTTAAAATGAATAATGGATGGTTAGAAAAAAATGAAATATTACATTTCCATATTATTCCATTTGAAGGTTCATATATATCTCCTGATGCTTTAGCTTTTAATAAAATTAATATAGATTCTCCTTTAAGAAGAGCTGTAACTGAAAATATAGCATTTAATATTATATTTAATAAAATTTATAATGAAATTAAAAAAAATAAATGTAAAAAAGCAGTAGTAGTAGGTCATAATGCTAGTTTTGATCATAGCTTTATTATGGAAGCTTCAAAACGTATTAAAACAAAATATCATAATCCATTTCATCATTTTGTTACTTTTGATACAACATCTATGAGTGGATTATTATTAGGACAAACTGTATTAGCTAAATCTTGTCATGCTTTAGGTATATCTTTTGATAATAACCAAGCACATTCAGCTTTATATGATACAGATAAAACTGCTGAATTATTTTGTAAATTAGTAAATAAATGGAAAAAGATAGGAGGTTGGCCACCTATTAAATTATATAAAAATTAA
- the tsaB gene encoding tRNA (adenosine(37)-N6)-threonylcarbamoyltransferase complex dimerization subunit type 1 TsaB, whose amino-acid sequence MYKNILAIDTSNEYCSVKLSKNNKIFSLIKFCPNKHTKYILSMINNILKDSKIILSDINLLVYNAGPGNFSSMRVGITVIETLSYSLNINKIGLSHLMMIAEQTWINTGIKNVITTIKYNKINMYFALYKKNKKGLWIGKKSECVLHNNDLIKKILRLKGKWILVSNIDYSVKYKIIKLLNKNLKLEFIQNLSVSFKAIINIINNFILNKKKIFNNINYIKNIF is encoded by the coding sequence ATGTATAAAAATATTTTAGCAATTGATACTTCTAATGAATATTGTTCTGTAAAACTATCTAAAAATAATAAAATATTTAGTTTAATTAAATTTTGTCCTAACAAACATACAAAATACATATTATCTATGATAAATAATATTTTAAAAGATTCAAAAATAATATTATCAGATATTAATTTATTAGTTTATAATGCAGGACCAGGAAATTTTTCTAGTATGAGAGTAGGTATTACAGTTATTGAAACATTATCATATTCTTTAAATATTAATAAAATAGGATTATCACATTTAATGATGATCGCTGAACAAACATGGATAAACACAGGAATTAAAAATGTTATAACTACAATTAAATATAATAAAATAAATATGTATTTTGCATTATATAAAAAAAATAAAAAAGGATTATGGATTGGTAAAAAAAGTGAATGTGTATTACATAATAATGATTTAATTAAAAAAATATTAAGATTAAAAGGAAAATGGATATTAGTTTCTAATATTGATTATTCTGTAAAATATAAAATAATAAAACTATTAAATAAAAATTTAAAATTAGAATTTATACAAAATTTATCTGTATCATTTAAAGCTATAATTAATATTATTAATAATTTTATTTTAAATAAGAAAAAAATATTTAATAATATTAATTATATTAAAAATATTTTTTAA
- the hslV gene encoding ATP-dependent protease subunit HslV, with protein MTTIVSVRKNGYVVIGGDGQATLGNTIMKGNVKKIRKLYNNKVIAGFAGGTADAFTLFELFEQKLEMYQGNLTKSAVELAKDWRTDRLLRKLEALLVIADKITSLIITGSGDVIQPENDIVTIGSGGPYAQASARALFENTSLSAYEIVKKSLNIAGDICIYTNHNFTIEKLLSK; from the coding sequence ATGACAACGATTGTTAGTGTAAGAAAAAATGGATATGTTGTTATCGGTGGTGATGGTCAAGCTACTCTTGGTAATACTATTATGAAAGGTAATGTTAAAAAAATTCGTAAGTTATATAATAATAAAGTAATAGCGGGTTTTGCAGGTGGTACTGCTGATGCTTTTACTTTATTTGAATTATTTGAACAGAAATTAGAGATGTATCAAGGTAACTTAACAAAATCAGCTGTAGAATTAGCAAAAGATTGGAGAACAGATCGTTTACTTCGTAAATTAGAAGCATTATTAGTTATTGCAGATAAAATAACTTCATTAATTATTACAGGAAGTGGAGATGTTATTCAACCTGAAAATGATATCGTTACAATAGGTTCTGGAGGACCATATGCTCAAGCATCTGCAAGAGCTTTATTTGAAAATACTAGTTTAAGTGCATATGAAATAGTAAAAAAATCATTAAATATAGCAGGGGATATTTGTATATATACTAATCATAATTTTACTATTGAAAAATTATTATCTAAATAA
- the hslU gene encoding HslU--HslV peptidase ATPase subunit — MSMTPREIVDELDKFIIGQDSAKKAVAIALRNRWRRMQLNENLRQEVTPKNILMIGPTGVGKTEIARRLAKLANAPFIKVEATKFTEVGYVGKEVDSIIRDLTDSAIKMIRVQEFKKNCYRAKEMAEERILNVLMPNSKINWNKEENNNIISNRQQLRKKLRNGELNNQEIEINLSTTPMGIEIMAPPGMEEMTNQLQSLFQNFSGSKQKKRKLTIKNAIRLLIEEEANKLVNNEEIKHRAIEAVEQHGIVFLDEIDKICRRSNNTSSDISREGVQRDLLPLVEGCTISTKHGMVKTDHILFIASGSFQTSKPSDLIPELQGRLPIRVELKALTTHDFERILTEPNASITVQYKALLATEKVNIIFTSDGIKRIAESAWRVNETTENIGARRLHTVLEHLMSDISFDAAEYNNKSITIDKHYVSKHLDTLILNEDISRYIL, encoded by the coding sequence ATGTCTATGACTCCACGTGAAATTGTTGATGAATTAGATAAATTTATTATAGGTCAAGATAGTGCAAAAAAAGCAGTAGCTATAGCATTAAGAAATCGTTGGCGTCGAATGCAACTTAATGAAAATTTAAGACAAGAAGTTACTCCTAAAAATATTTTAATGATAGGACCAACTGGTGTTGGAAAAACAGAAATTGCTCGTCGTTTAGCAAAATTAGCAAATGCACCTTTTATAAAAGTTGAAGCAACTAAATTTACTGAAGTAGGTTATGTTGGTAAAGAAGTAGATTCTATTATTCGTGATTTAACAGATTCTGCTATTAAAATGATTCGTGTACAAGAATTTAAAAAAAATTGTTATAGAGCAAAAGAAATGGCTGAAGAACGTATTCTTAATGTACTTATGCCAAATTCTAAAATTAATTGGAATAAAGAAGAAAATAATAATATTATATCTAACAGACAACAATTACGAAAAAAATTAAGAAATGGTGAATTAAATAATCAAGAAATTGAAATTAATTTATCTACTACCCCTATGGGAATTGAAATAATGGCTCCTCCAGGAATGGAAGAAATGACTAATCAATTACAATCATTATTTCAAAATTTTAGTGGTAGTAAACAAAAAAAACGTAAATTAACAATTAAAAATGCTATTAGATTATTAATAGAAGAAGAAGCAAATAAATTAGTTAATAATGAAGAAATAAAGCATAGAGCAATAGAAGCAGTAGAACAACATGGAATTGTTTTTTTAGATGAAATAGATAAAATTTGTAGAAGAAGTAATAATACATCTTCTGATATTTCTAGAGAAGGTGTACAACGTGATTTATTACCTTTAGTTGAAGGATGTACAATATCAACAAAACATGGAATGGTAAAAACAGATCATATACTATTTATTGCTTCAGGTTCTTTTCAAACATCAAAACCTTCAGATTTAATTCCTGAATTACAAGGTAGATTACCTATTAGAGTAGAATTAAAAGCTTTAACTACTCATGACTTTGAAAGAATTTTAACAGAACCAAATGCATCTATAACAGTTCAATATAAAGCTTTATTAGCTACTGAAAAAGTAAATATAATATTTACCTCAGATGGTATTAAGAGAATAGCTGAGTCTGCTTGGAGAGTTAATGAAACAACAGAAAATATAGGAGCTAGAAGACTACATACTGTTTTAGAACATTTAATGTCTGATATTTCTTTTGACGCTGCTGAATATAATAATAAATCAATTACTATTGATAAACATTATGTTAGTAAACACCTTGATACATTAATTTTAAATGAAGATATTAGTCGATATATACTATAA